CATTACTTACCACTCCATTTTTTCATAAATTCATAGATTTTGCCGTTTTTAATTAATTTTTCTTTTTCCCGACGAGGCAGCCTGTCCCACTCCTGTGGGGTAAAGAAGTCTTTCTCCGGAGCGGCGCTGCCTGAAAGGCTGCCGATTGAAGCCGCTTTGTTCTCGCTGTTGGCAAGTATGGCATCAAGCCTTGCAGCGAGCTTCGCGCAAAGCTCTTTCGTGCGCTTTAAATCGGCTGCGCGGCAGGCTTCAATGGGGCTTACCCCGCTTTTCACCAGTGCGGCCGCGTCTTCCGGCAACTCCAGCACCCCGTTTTTTATATATTCGGGATATTCTCTCGCTATCGCCTCCATTTCGCTTGGATTCGGTGCGCCGTCCCGCTCTGGCTGCGGGCCTTGTGCGGCATTGGCTGCGCCGCTGACCCTCTGCTTCATTTTGGCGATGAAGCGCGGGATGTCGCTTTCCCCCTCCATTGCAGCAAGTTCCTTTACAAAATCATGAGAGGGGCGGATACGGTCGTAATCCAGTCCCTTCTCGGCGTTTTCAATCAGTTCCTGAAGCGTAAGCTCGACGTTTTCTTTGTTGTGGCGGACAAGGTACTTCTTCTCGCCCTCGCCGTCATCGATTTGAGGCTTAAGTTCCTCAGCCGTTCTCTCATTTTCCATTTGATATACCTCCCGCTGTTTTATTTTCTGCGGCGATAAGTTCCGCAAGCAGCTTTTCACGCATTGGCAGATATCCGTCGGGCAGGCGCTCGATATACTGTTTCGCGTCGATCGCCCCTGCCTCAAACAACTTGTTCAGCGTATCAACCGAGTTGATTTCACTCCACGCGTTGGCCGCGCCGACGTCAATCTTCACCGACCAGAGCTTGTTCCGCAAGGTAGAGGCGTCAAAAATTACATTGCGTTCTCCGTCCTTGCCTTTTATCTTCATCCAGCGCGGAACAGTGAAGTATGCTATGACCATATCGAGCCAGTTCCGGGCAAAATCCTCGATCATCGAGTAAAACCGCTTTTTGATTGACTGAACCGGCATTGATGAAGCTTCCTTCGCCATCACAATAGCGCTCGTATTAGTAGGATTGATATTGCCAAGCTCGATATCAGTAACTCCGAGGAGCCTAAGGGTAGTGTCCATCAGCTGTTCGGGAAGCTTATAGACGTCATTGGGAAGCTGTGGCGGGTCAAGGTATTTAAGAGCCTGTTCGATATCGCCGTTTACTGGTATCGCAGTGCCTACCGCGTTGCTCCACGCCTTTACCATACTTTGATTGAACACCGCTTTTGGGCATGCGGACTGCATTGTGAACAGCATCGTCATGGCATACATCTGATTTATGTACCGCTGCACCGGGATAAGGCCCGTAACCTCCGCCCTGCCGAAAAAGCAGTTCTTTCTGACTTCCCAGTTCATTACGGCTAAGGGGTAACGCGTCAGGCGCGTGTCCCACAGCGGGCGGACGACAGCGTTGCGCGTTGTCTTCTGTGCCATAACATGGCCGTTGTCCGCCTTGAAAAGATACAGCAGCGTCAGGCACTTGGCGTCTTCATCGCTGCGCAGCTCCCGCTTGCCGATATCCCCTCCCATAAGTTCGGTGTCGTCGTCCGGCGTGATAAGCGAAATCTCCTCTTTTGAGCATCCTGCCGCCGCAGCCTGTCTTTTTACATCTTCCACCAGCTCGCGCCGGGCAATTATAAAATCCGGCTGGGCCTGAACATCTCTTTCATTCGGATTGCCTGGATAAACATTGACGTTGTCGAGCAATTGCACGCCGATACGGCCGCTGGCAACCTGCCCGGTCTCAGCCGCTGGGTCCCAGTAATTGTAGAGGATATAATCCCCAGTCACCGCCGCGTTAAGCAGCCCGTCGAGGTTCACAGCGTCCATCTTCAGGCGGTTCCAGTCCGCGTCAAACAGCGCGTTTAGGGTTTCCCTGTCGGTGCCTGACATGGGCTGTGACATGGGCTCCGGCAAAGCAACGTCGTTGGGAAACTCAATCTCGTCAAACTCGACTGCCACCGGGTTGGAGTTTACCTCAGCAACCCTTTGCTGGCACGCGCGCTTTATGAAATTGATTACGGGCTTCGGAAGGTCCGGCGCGTTGACGCCCGCCCACTGGTCTCCTGCGAAAAAACGCTCGTTTTTGTCCACAGTATCATAAAGCCCTATGCTATTCTTAAATTCAACGCCGGTTTTGTAATGCCGCCATATGTACTGCGGACTTATACTTTTTTGCATCTTAATCCCTGCCTTTTACGGAAATTCAGTCGGCGTTTGCAAACATCGCGCCTATCTGTTCGGAGATATCCGGCGTTCCTTTGCCCGCCTTTCTTTTGCTGGTTTTAAATTCAGGCACGCCGCCCATTCTGCAGATTACCGCGCTTGACTGGCCTTTTAAAAAAGCCCAGATGCCGAATACGCCTACAAAAGCTCCGCACAACACCCCGGTCCAAACGCATATTAAGGCATACATAACTTCACCTCCCTGCATATTTGCGCCTCAATCCGGCAATTACAGCTTAAGGTTCTAAAATAGTCAAATTTAATTCCACAGGCCGCTGAGGTAATCACTTGTAATCTCGTTGCCCTGTGGAAGCGAATAATTGCTGCTTTCGCTTTCAACTGTTCTCCATGCTGCAAAATACCTGAGGGCGTCCGGCGCATGGGTCAGCTCATGGGGCTCTTTCGCCGCGTCGTCGGGTACCTTTCTGTCATACTGCAGAAGCGGAAGTGTGCGTATGAGATTATGGCAGTTTTCAAAGATCGCAAGTTTCGCCTGCACCGTCCCGTCCGCCTGCTTTTCCGGCTTGAGCCATTCCCTCAGCGCCATCCAGCCCTGCCGCCTGTCGCTGTCGGCCTTGCAGAAATAGAGGCCGTTCTCGGCAAAGATTTCAATGACGCTTTTGCCGCTGTCCTTGGAACGTCCCCACAGGTCGGGCGGCGCGAGCCTTACGAATATCTCTTCATCGTCGGATTCAAGGGCTTTTATCTGCTTTGCCGCCTCACTGACAATGAGGTTTGGTTTATAGATTTCCCTGTAAACAAAGGCCCTGCCTTGCGGCGACACCGCAATCCACAGCCCCGCCAGCATGTCCAGGCCGTAATCGTTGACATAGTACCTTGTGTAATTCTGCGGTATTTTAAAGGGTTTCACGACATGAACCTGCCTGCTGAACTCGGGGAAGAACTGGCCTGCGAAGGCGTCCCATTCGCCGTAAAGCCACGCCCGCCTCAAATCATCCGGCAAGCTCTCAAGTTGGTGAAGATAACCGGGATTTGTTTTCATCAAAAAGTCGTTGTCATACACTTTTGCCGGTATGAATGTGTATTCGTCGGGGTTTTCGCCGTTTCTATAATTTCTGTCGATAAACAGCCTTTTTACCCAAGCATGCCCCACCCCGCCGGGGTTGCACGTCAGGTAAAACCGCTTTGGATGCTTCGGGTTGCCGCCTCTTAAGCAGGCGTTCAGGCATGTGAACTGGAAAAAGGTAAACTGCGTTGCTTCGTCCATGCAGATAATGTCATACTCCTGGCCTTGATACTGGTTCACATCGCCGTCGTCAGCCAGATATCCGAGCTTGAGGCGGCTTGAGTTGGGAAAATAGAAGGCTTTCTCCTCCGAGCTGTAAGTGGCAAGCCCCTCCAGCTCACGCTTTAAGGGCAAGGTGTGGTTTTCCCTGAGTTCCTGAAGCGTCCGCCTGACTATGAGAATCCTGATTCCCGGGTATTTTGCCGCCAGCAGTATGCACTTGCGCCGCAGCGCCCATGACTTTCCTCCGCCCCGGGCCCCGCCGTATGCCACATATTTAGTTGTCGCTTTTAAAAATTCCATCTGCCGTTTTGACGGCTTGCCGGAAAGTTTAATCATGTGCTTTAAACTGTTTTTGCTTTTCAAGTCAACCACCCGCAAAATTATTACACTGCGTCGCCAAGAAGCTCCTCCGCAACCTCGATTTTTACCGGCCCTTGCGGCGGCAGCTCCCCTTTGTCGCGGTAACCGAAGGATGACCGCAGGATAAACGACGCCATTGAGGCATTGTACTTCCCGCGCAGCCCGTTCTCCACGATATCCTTTTCTATGCACGTCCTCGCATATGCAATAATCTCGCTGTACCCGTCCTTGCTGTCGGACTGAAGCTGGTTGAGCTCCGCGCTGTCAATGCCCAGATACAACGCCAAGCCCGCAAGGCTCTTGACGCCGTCAGTCTCTACATACGCGTCAATCAGTCTTTTTAAGCGTTTCTTTGAATATTTCTTTTTCACTTTCTCTACCTGCCTTCGCTTACATTAATACAATCTTTAGCGGCACAAAGGGCACCGTTTCATACAGCTTGTTTTTTTGTTTAATCCTTGAATTTTGTATGCTGTTTAGTGTTACATTGTCATTTACCGTTATAAGAACTTTTATTTATCTTTGTCAGTTTGCTTTTTTGAATTAGTTTAAATCTGGTCGTTTAGAGGCAGCCTCCGGCGCGCCGTTTTGCCGCCTTAACCGCGCTCTGCACAGTTGCCCGCGGCATTCCGAGCATAATGGCGATTTTCCGGTAAGATAGCCCGTTAGCGTAAAGCTTCGCGATTTTCATATTTCTGCTGTCCAGTTCGGCACGGGTCTTCCTGTGAATCTTAATTTCAACCGGCTTCTCATTGTCCTTCCTGCCGAGCTTTTCACACCCCATGCACGGATAGCGGCGCCTGTATTCCTCTGGTCCGCTGCAAAGCCTGCATGGCGGCGTTTCAACCCATTTAATTGTTTCCATCCAAAACTCCTCCTTTTGCCGGTTTTTCAGTCCGCTCCGCTTTTTGGTCTTTTAAGAATTCAATAAACGCTTCCTTTGCCTTCTTTCTCGCCTTTTTGACAGCGGAAGCGCTGAGTCCGAGAATCGCGGCTGTCTGTCCGCAGGTTTTGCCCTCAACCGAGAGTTTCAAAACCTTTGCCTCGCTGTCCGAAAGCAACTGCTTTGACTTTTCGCAAAACTGGCGAAAGGCGATTTCTGTTTCTATTTCATCGAATCCCTTTTCCGCCCCGGCTGTCCGGACGTTCTCATCTACACAACTGAGCTTTGCGGCCCTTGAATATGAAACCATCTCGTTGATTATCTCGTGCCGGATTAAGTGGTAGGCAAATGTCGAAAAACTCAAACGCCCCTTCTTCCACCTTATCCCCGCCTTGCAAAGCCCGACGCAGCCTGCCCCGAATAGGTCGTCATAGTCCGGGTTTTGTCTTGTAATGCCCATTGAATTGAGCACATAATAAACAAGATTTAAATTGTCATTGACAAGCTTGCGCCTTTCATCACTCAAACTCTCCCTCATCTTCCTCTATGCCCTCCTTCCACGCCGCCTTTTCCGCCGCGTTCCGCGTATTGCCATTTTCTTCGGCGGGCGGCTCAAGCATTTTCGATTCCGCTATGCGCAAAAGGAACCAGCGCTGCAAACCTTTGTCCAGATTAATCACCCTCCTTTATTTGTTGCGTAATATGCAACATAATAGGTAAAAAATATACCTCATCGCCATTTTGGGCGATTCGGTCGGTTATCTTGTTGCATAACTTGCAACATAATAATAACATCATAACTGTATGAAGTCAACAATAATTTCTAATATTTTAAAATTGTTATTGATTTTTTATTTTTAGATGCTAAACTTTAGTTGTAAGCTAAAATTTAGCGTCGCCTCAAACGTTTATTCTGGTATTTTGAACAGAGGGTAATTATATGGATATCGGTGCAAGAATAAAGTCGAGAAGGCTCGAACTTGGCATGTCGCTTGATGATTTGGGCAAACGCATTGGGGTAAACAGGTCCACCATCAAGCGCTATGAAGATGGGCTTATCAAGAACATACCTCAAAAAACGGTAGAAATGCTCGCCGTTGCTCTCAAAACCACGCCTTCATACCTCATGGGATGGGACAGCGAAAAGAAACAGGATGACCTTCAGCTTGACGGTGAAATACTGCTTTTGGCAAGAGAAATGCAAAAACTTCCGGCAGATAAGCGCAATCTTTTGAAAAATATAATTAAAACCATGTCGGATATCGCTTCAGGGGAATCGGAGAAATGATTTCTTGCGACCGCTTTGATTTCGTCTGCCGAAAATCATACGAATTTCTTCTAAGTATCGGCGCTTCTTCTCTGCCAATCAATCCCTTTGAAGCCATCAGAAAAAAACACTGGGGACTTACAACTTATACTGAGCTTTGCGCCATGGTTCCCGGGAATGTCACCGTCAACGATATCGCAGAGGCCTGCAAAAGCCGCGACGGGTTCACTGTTTACAGCGGCGGGAATTACTGCATTGCCTATAACGACACCGTTCGGGTCCGAAACCGCATTAGGTTTACTCTCATGCATGAAGCCGGACATATAATCTGCGGTCACTTTAACGGCGGCATTACCGACATCAATCAATACCGCGAGTTGGAATCAGAGGCTAACCTGTTTGCCTCAAATGTGCTCGCCCCAGCCGCCGTGATAAAGGCCTGCGGGCTCTGCACGCCAGAACAGCTTATGGCAGCGTGCGGGCTTTCCTACAATGCCGCAAAGGTTAGGCTTGAACAGATAATGAGCATTAAGCAGCACCCGCTGGATAGCAAAATTTTGAAAGCGTTTGAGTCTTATATCAATATCTGCAACAGGCGCATCGACATCGGCTCGGCAGATATCTGCCTTGACAGCTCAGCGGTGTGAAATTGCCCTCGTGAAAGGCAGAATATATTATTTTATTGATAATGACGGCACGCAGTGGCTAAAATCAACACGCGGCTTAAGTTCCTGCCCGATAAACAATCGAGTTTTACGGCAATTTTTATACAGTCAACAAGTATATGTCCGGACTGAGTCCGGCCGTAATTACTTGCTATAAAATTTGCAAGAGGCAGGCAAACTGAAATAAACAATAAAGGGGCTGATATATCAGCCCCTTTTATAATCTATTATTTATAGTTTATAAGAAATGCGTCTGGGACAAACCTTTCGCCGGAATGGCTTGAAGGATTGCTGACCACTTTTCCTCTAAAAACAAAGATACTCGATGCCCCGCCGTCAAGATTCGCTGCGTTATAGGCATTGTATTTTATAAAAATCTGCTGAAGCTCTTTAACCGACGCACCGATAACTGGCGGCCTTCTTCCGTCAATCTGAACGAAGATTACAATGCCATCTTTCGTCTGGCCTATGGCGGTCCGCGGCTGTATGCCGTAGCCTCCGTTGCCTGTCATTTTTGTCGGGGTACCGTTGACTATGAGAAACGGCTTGAATTCAACTGCGTCCCTAAAAACTTTTGTAAGGCCGCTTATTTCACTGCTCTGACATCTGGTGAGCAAAAGCCTTCCCTTTTTGTCAAACCCAACAATGCTGTGCGTTTCCTTGGCATTGCACGTTGCTATCAACCTGCCCTTAGATATTAAAACCTTGTCAGCCATTCCGCCGTTACCCTGGCCATTGACATCAATAAAGCCGCCGGCGTTTATTCCAACAAAGGCTCCGAGCCTTTGTGTCATGTGAGACACCTTTTCACCTGAGTACCCATATCCCTGTGATACCGCCATATAGATACGCGACGGGTCAAAAACGCGGATAACCCAGCCTTCATATGTAGCTGTCTTAAGCCGCGTAAAACCTATGCCGTTGATTATATGCTCTCCGTCAGACGGACTTTTCGGAAGCTCGGTTGCGTTATCCGGAGGAGCTTTGGCAGTTACCGAAACATCATTTTCATTTGTCACGTTTTCAGTTTCAATAGTCCTATTGTTCGCCAGTATCTCGTCAATAGTTTTCTGGTCAAAGAACATGGTAGCGAGCCACTGGTGATGGAGCGTACTCATAGCCGTTGTGACCCATAAGTCGCGGAAATAAGGAAACGGCCCATACATCAAAAACAGGCCTGCCGAAAATGTCAGAAGCAGCATAATCGAAAAAGACAGAAATAACAGCTTTAAACTCTCGAGCATTTTCGCCTTTTTCTTTCTGCTTGCTGCTTTTTTCTGCGGCTGAACCTTTTTCGGCATCCGGCTGTTTACTTTTATATGAGCCGGATTATCTTCTGGAATTTCCCACGTTATTTCGCGCCCGCTGTATATATTTTTCGAACCACCTGAATTGTAAAGTTTCATTCTTCACCTCAATCTCGGGCTGTAAAATATTTATTTTTAAATACTCAAACTGACTTTTTACTATTAAACACCATTATATATAAAAAACACTTCCGTTTCAATAAAACACTGCAACAGCCTGATTTAGCCTCCGCTTGTATTGAATAGCTCAAACTGATATAATAAGTTTGTTAATTTGCGGTGTCCTTCGCGTGCGGCAGTAAGCACCGCATATTAGCATATTAGTGATACTGCTTTTAAATGCTATGGCTTTGTCCAAAAAGGAGAAATACTATGGACCTTAAACTTATCAAGAGCTTTCAGGTCGACCATGATAAACTAAAACCCGGCATGTATATATCCCGCATTGACGGGGATATCGTAACCTATGACCTCAGACTCAAGGTTCCAAATGCCGGAGATTATCTGCAAACCGCAGCGCTCCACACTATCGAGCACCTCTTTGCGACATATGTGCGCAGCAGCACCTATGCCGATAAAATAATATACTTCGGGCCTATGGGCTGCCGGACTGGATTCTATTTCATCACCCGCGCCCTCGAGCACGAAAAAGTGATTGAGCTCACGAAGCAGGCTTTCAATTTCATCAAGAATTTTGAAGGCGATATACCTGGCGCCAAACGTAAAGAATGCGGCAACTATCTTGACCATGACCCAATCGGCGCCAAAAGAGAAGCCGCGGAATATTTAAAAGTTCTCGAAAACGTAACAGTTGATAGCCTTAATTATTGATTGCAGGTTCGTCTCCGGCGACTGTTTTCTGCCGGAGACTATATTTTTTATATATACGGATTATGTTTTCTAAATTATTCCTAAATAGTTACTAATGTTTTTAAATTGTAAACAATAAATAATGGTAAATGTGGTTTTTTATTTTCCAGTGTGGTATAATAAGTGTTGGTGTTTTTAGCAAGTTTAATTTCCTAAAATTACTAACTTTTTTCGCTATAGGATAAAAATGTAATCAACGATTTTACATATTTATATACTTCCAGCATATTTTTAACTTTTTCTTGTTAATAACTTGCATACAGCTCTTCTTTAATGTCAAAAATGCCTTATAAATTAACAATTACACCTATGTTATTCATATTGGAATAGAGGCATAATAATATTGTCTCAATTGATTGTGGGAGCGATATAATGGATAAATTTGTCATACATGGTGGAAACCAATTACATGGTGAAGTAGAAATATCTGGAGCAAAAAATGCAGTGGTGGCTATTCTTCCAGCAACTGTCCTGGCCGAAACCCCTTGCCGCATTGAAAATATACCGAATATCAGCGACGTTTTTATTATCATGGATATTTTAAAGCAGCTCGGCGCAAAGGTAAAAATGATCAACAGAACAACAGTTGAGATTGACGGGTCGCATATATCACAACCTGTCGTTCCATATGACCTTGCGAGAAAAATGCGGGCATCATGTTACTTCCTGGGTGCTTTGCTCGGGCGTTTTTCTCATGCCCAGGTTTCGATGCCGGGAGGCTGCGATTTCGGCGTGCGCCCGATTGACCAACACATAAAAGGGTTTGAAGCGCTGGGAGCAGAAATTTCCCTTGAACACGGCATGGTTGAGGCACATGCAATGGAGCTTCATGGCAGCCAGATTTACCTTGACGTCGTGTCTGTCGGCGCAACAGTCAATATAATGCTGGCAGCGGTTAAGGCAAAGGGACAGACAATTATTGAAAATGCGGCAAAAGAGCCGCATATTGTCGATCTTGCCAACTTTCTCAGCTCAATGGGAGCAGATATCCGCGGCGCAGGAACGGATGTTATCAAGATAAACGGCGTTGAACACCTTCACGGTGTGACCTATTCTATTATTCCCGACCAAATTGAGGCGGGAACCTTTATGGCTGCAGCGGCAGCAACAGGCGGAAATATCATTGTCAGAAACGTAATTCCAAAACATCTGGAATCCATTTCAGCAAAATTAATTGAGATGGGTGTACAGTTAAAAGAATACGATGACGCCATTGAAGTCATCTCCAACGGTGTTCTCAATCACGCAAACATCAAGACAATGCCTCATCCAGGTTTTCCGACTGATATGCAGCCGCAGATGGCGGTTCTGCTTTCGATAGCTTCCGGCACAAGTATTATAACCGAAGGGGTTTGGGATAACCGCTTCAGATACGTCGACGAGTTAAAGCGCATGGGCGCAAATATTCAGGTTGACGGTAAAATCGCCGTAATTGAAGGCGTTGACCATTTGACCGGAGCTCCTGTCAAAGCAACCGATTTGCGTGCGGGAGCAGCGCTTCTGATTGCCGGACTCATCGCACGGGGCACTACGGAAATCGAGGATATTCAGCATATTGAACGCGGTTATGAAAACGTCGATAAAAAGTTTTCAGCGCTCGGCGCCGAAATAAAACGCATTAAGTTCCCCGAAAGCGTTCCGGCAGCTGTCTAAATTAAAAAACTTATTTGATAAGCCGCACAGATGTACGGCTTAATTTTAAGGAGAAAATCAATATGGCAAAACTCTGCGCCATGTTCAGCGGAAGCAGCGGCAACTGCGCTTACGTCTCGGCTGGCGGCGTATCGTTGCTCGTTGACGCAGGCGTCAGTGCCCGTTCTATCTGCAAGGCGCTTGAATCAATCGGCTCTAGCATTAATAATATTGCCGGAATATTGATTACCCATGAGCACAGCGACCACATTAGAGGTCTCAAGACGCTTCTTTCAAAGTATAAAATACCGGTTTACGCAAACGCCGGTACTATTGACGGCATACTCAGCAGCATGGAAATTGACAGCGATAATTTCATAGAATTAAAAAGCGGAGGCAGCACCCTCATAGCTGACATTGCGGTTTCATCATTTTGCACATCGCATGACAGCCGAGAAAGTGTTGGATACCGCATACATACGCCGGACGGCAAACAAATAGGCATAGCGACTGACCTCGGTTACGTCAGCGATACTGTTATGAATGGGATATCGGGCTGCGACGCTGTCATCATTGAATCCAACCATGACGTGGGAATGCTCCAAAATGGCCGGTATCCATATTATTTAAAACGGCGTATCTTATCAAAAACCGGCCATCTTTCAAACGACGATTGTGCAAAAGTTCTGCCGGCACTCTGCTCTGCTGGTTCCCGCTATTTCATCCTCGCTCACTTAAGCCGTGACAATAATATTCCGGAGCTTGCGCTTGAGACTGCAATTTCTTCAATGAATCTATCCGGCATACCTCAGGACGAATATGAGATAGAAGTTGCCCCGCGCAACGGCCCTGAACATATTCTGACCATTTAAAGGTGCCTAAATATGCTTTCGATTGATATTATATGTGTCGGCAATCTTAAAGAAAAGTATTGGCGTCTTGCCTTTGATGAATATGTAAAAAGGCTGACACCATGGGCAAAAATTAGAGTTACTGAGATTCCGGAACAGCGCGTTAATAAAGATACTGACGCGCTTATTTTATCGGCCCTCACCGAAGAAGGCAGGCGCATAACCGCCGCCATTCCAGATAAAGCCTTTGTCACTGCCCTTTGCATTGAAGGAAAGCGCCTGTCCTCGGTTCAACTTTCCGAAGTATTATCAAAAGAGATGACAACAGGGACCAGTTCATTTGCTTTCATCATCGGCGGCTCATATGGGCTGTC
This DNA window, taken from [Clostridium] cellulosi, encodes the following:
- a CDS encoding hypothetical protein (High confidence in function and specificity) — encoded protein: MKLYNSGGSKNIYSGREITWEIPEDNPAHIKVNSRMPKKVQPQKKAASRKKKAKMLESLKLLFLSFSIMLLLTFSAGLFLMYGPFPYFRDLWVTTAMSTLHHQWLATMFFDQKTIDEILANNRTIETENVTNENDVSVTAKAPPDNATELPKSPSDGEHIINGIGFTRLKTATYEGWVIRVFDPSRIYMAVSQGYGYSGEKVSHMTQRLGAFVGINAGGFIDVNGQGNGGMADKVLISKGRLIATCNAKETHSIVGFDKKGRLLLTRCQSSEISGLTKVFRDAVEFKPFLIVNGTPTKMTGNGGYGIQPRTAIGQTKDGIVIFVQIDGRRPPVIGASVKELQQIFIKYNAYNAANLDGGASSIFVFRGKVVSNPSSHSGERFVPDAFLINYK
- a CDS encoding putative metal dependent hydrolase (High confidence in function and specificity), translating into MAKLCAMFSGSSGNCAYVSAGGVSLLVDAGVSARSICKALESIGSSINNIAGILITHEHSDHIRGLKTLLSKYKIPVYANAGTIDGILSSMEIDSDNFIELKSGGSTLIADIAVSSFCTSHDSRESVGYRIHTPDGKQIGIATDLGYVSDTVMNGISGCDAVIIESNHDVGMLQNGRYPYYLKRRILSKTGHLSNDDCAKVLPALCSAGSRYFILAHLSRDNNIPELALETAISSMNLSGIPQDEYEIEVAPRNGPEHILTI
- a CDS encoding hypothetical protein (High confidence in function and specificity); this translates as MLSIDIICVGNLKEKYWRLAFDEYVKRLTPWAKIRVTEIPEQRVNKDTDALILSALTEEGRRITAAIPDKAFVTALCIEGKRLSSVQLSEVLSKEMTTGTSSFAFIIGGSYGLSDEVKTRANLKLSMSDMTFPHQLARIMLIEQLYRSMTILNGVKYHK
- a CDS encoding hypothetical protein (Family membership), translated to MRESLSDERRKLVNDNLNLVYYVLNSMGITRQNPDYDDLFGAGCVGLCKAGIRWKKGRLSFSTFAYHLIRHEIINEMVSYSRAAKLSCVDENVRTAGAEKGFDEIETEIAFRQFCEKSKQLLSDSEAKVLKLSVEGKTCGQTAAILGLSASAVKKARKKAKEAFIEFLKDQKAERTEKPAKGGVLDGNN
- a CDS encoding hypothetical protein (Family membership), producing the protein MDIGARIKSRRLELGMSLDDLGKRIGVNRSTIKRYEDGLIKNIPQKTVEMLAVALKTTPSYLMGWDSEKKQDDLQLDGEILLLAREMQKLPADKRNLLKNIIKTMSDIASGESEK
- the murA3 gene encoding UDP-N-acetylglucosamine 1-carboxyvinyltransferase 3 (High confidence in function and specificity), coding for MDKFVIHGGNQLHGEVEISGAKNAVVAILPATVLAETPCRIENIPNISDVFIIMDILKQLGAKVKMINRTTVEIDGSHISQPVVPYDLARKMRASCYFLGALLGRFSHAQVSMPGGCDFGVRPIDQHIKGFEALGAEISLEHGMVEAHAMELHGSQIYLDVVSVGATVNIMLAAVKAKGQTIIENAAKEPHIVDLANFLSSMGADIRGAGTDVIKINGVEHLHGVTYSIIPDQIEAGTFMAAAAATGGNIIVRNVIPKHLESISAKLIEMGVQLKEYDDAIEVISNGVLNHANIKTMPHPGFPTDMQPQMAVLLSIASGTSIITEGVWDNRFRYVDELKRMGANIQVDGKIAVIEGVDHLTGAPVKATDLRAGAALLIAGLIARGTTEIEDIQHIERGYENVDKKFSALGAEIKRIKFPESVPAAV
- a CDS encoding hypothetical protein (Family membership), with the translated sequence METIKWVETPPCRLCSGPEEYRRRYPCMGCEKLGRKDNEKPVEIKIHRKTRAELDSRNMKIAKLYANGLSYRKIAIMLGMPRATVQSAVKAAKRRAGGCL
- a CDS encoding quorum-sensing autoinducer 2 (AI-2), LuxS (High confidence in function and specificity) — translated: MDLKLIKSFQVDHDKLKPGMYISRIDGDIVTYDLRLKVPNAGDYLQTAALHTIEHLFATYVRSSTYADKIIYFGPMGCRTGFYFITRALEHEKVIELTKQAFNFIKNFEGDIPGAKRKECGNYLDHDPIGAKREAAEYLKVLENVTVDSLNY
- a CDS encoding putative membrane protein (Hypothetical protein), whose amino-acid sequence is MQGGEVMYALICVWTGVLCGAFVGVFGIWAFLKGQSSAVICRMGGVPEFKTSKRKAGKGTPDISEQIGAMFANAD
- a CDS encoding PBSX family phage terminase, large subunit (High confidence in function and specificity), with translation MKSKNSLKHMIKLSGKPSKRQMEFLKATTKYVAYGGARGGGKSWALRRKCILLAAKYPGIRILIVRRTLQELRENHTLPLKRELEGLATYSSEEKAFYFPNSSRLKLGYLADDGDVNQYQGQEYDIICMDEATQFTFFQFTCLNACLRGGNPKHPKRFYLTCNPGGVGHAWVKRLFIDRNYRNGENPDEYTFIPAKVYDNDFLMKTNPGYLHQLESLPDDLRRAWLYGEWDAFAGQFFPEFSRQVHVVKPFKIPQNYTRYYVNDYGLDMLAGLWIAVSPQGRAFVYREIYKPNLIVSEAAKQIKALESDDEEIFVRLAPPDLWGRSKDSGKSVIEIFAENGLYFCKADSDRRQGWMALREWLKPEKQADGTVQAKLAIFENCHNLIRTLPLLQYDRKVPDDAAKEPHELTHAPDALRYFAAWRTVESESSNYSLPQGNEITSDYLSGLWN
- a CDS encoding hypothetical protein (Family membership), whose amino-acid sequence is MISCDRFDFVCRKSYEFLLSIGASSLPINPFEAIRKKHWGLTTYTELCAMVPGNVTVNDIAEACKSRDGFTVYSGGNYCIAYNDTVRVRNRIRFTLMHEAGHIICGHFNGGITDINQYRELESEANLFASNVLAPAAVIKACGLCTPEQLMAACGLSYNAAKVRLEQIMSIKQHPLDSKILKAFESYINICNRRIDIGSADICLDSSAV